Proteins encoded together in one Micromonospora kangleipakensis window:
- a CDS encoding CDP-glycerol glycerophosphotransferase family protein, with protein MTASKPGRSRFSGWLAELRTSAAGAQLPASAVEVMGLAALLLAAVGNSRLWALPPAVLALSLLAWTWRGGSVSAGTSIVARILLLACAYLLGAVHGSLDPALAVGVALAALAVLSESLLAAVSDAVYPVSANLPGSGSRPDRSLNTNRVALVNGAAVLVALVCAFTNLFGVIALAVATAALGLALFTGLQALTRVRARRSSETKLHAALTAYEPVFLVHWNAPAGTAYQIAMWLPYLERLGKKFFVLVRSETNFNEVVGLTKAPVVMRLGLNQLDDVIAPSLRAAFYVNTATMNNHVARYTNLAHIQLNHGDSDKVPSHNPVFRIYDKNFVAGQAAIDRFAANGVSMPAEMFTIVGRPQVENVAVATGPIASIANPRVLYAPTWAGFYADSNYSSLLVGCDIIKALVARGCSVVFRPHPYSQRSAELARECERIRTLLADDRRANGRPHVFGAEAEVAMTVADCFNASDAMVSDVSSVVADYLYSEKPFVMVAVSVPAAQFPEAFPLARAGYVIDAYGGRLQGLDAALDDLLGSDPLATTRHELKKYYLGDIPADRYAQHFLDEASRYL; from the coding sequence ATGACGGCTTCGAAGCCGGGTCGGTCCCGGTTCAGCGGATGGCTGGCGGAGCTGCGGACGTCGGCCGCGGGGGCGCAACTGCCCGCCTCGGCGGTCGAGGTGATGGGCCTTGCCGCCCTGCTGCTGGCGGCGGTGGGAAACTCCCGCCTCTGGGCGCTTCCCCCGGCCGTTCTCGCGCTCAGTCTGCTGGCCTGGACGTGGCGTGGCGGTTCGGTGTCCGCCGGAACGTCCATTGTGGCGCGCATCCTCCTGCTCGCCTGCGCGTACCTGCTCGGCGCAGTACACGGCAGTCTTGATCCCGCCTTGGCCGTTGGTGTCGCCCTCGCAGCCCTGGCGGTTCTCAGCGAGTCGCTGTTGGCGGCCGTGTCCGATGCTGTTTACCCCGTCTCGGCCAACCTGCCCGGAAGCGGCTCACGGCCCGATCGTAGCCTCAACACGAACCGCGTCGCGCTGGTCAACGGCGCTGCGGTTCTCGTGGCACTGGTCTGCGCGTTCACCAACCTCTTCGGGGTGATCGCGCTGGCGGTAGCGACCGCGGCGCTCGGGTTGGCCCTGTTCACCGGGTTGCAGGCGCTGACGCGGGTGCGGGCGCGGCGCAGCAGCGAGACGAAACTGCATGCCGCGCTGACCGCCTACGAGCCGGTCTTTCTCGTGCATTGGAACGCACCCGCCGGCACCGCCTACCAGATCGCGATGTGGCTGCCCTACCTGGAACGCCTCGGCAAGAAGTTCTTCGTTCTGGTTCGCAGCGAAACCAACTTCAATGAGGTGGTGGGTCTCACCAAGGCCCCGGTGGTAATGCGGTTGGGGCTGAACCAGCTTGACGATGTCATCGCCCCGTCGCTACGGGCAGCCTTCTACGTCAATACCGCGACGATGAACAACCACGTTGCCCGGTATACAAACCTGGCGCACATCCAGCTCAACCACGGCGACAGCGACAAGGTGCCGAGCCACAACCCGGTCTTCCGGATCTACGACAAGAACTTTGTCGCCGGCCAGGCCGCGATCGACCGGTTCGCGGCCAACGGCGTGAGCATGCCCGCAGAGATGTTCACCATCGTCGGGCGCCCACAGGTGGAGAACGTCGCCGTCGCCACCGGGCCAATCGCCTCGATTGCCAACCCTCGAGTCCTTTACGCCCCGACCTGGGCCGGTTTCTACGCCGACTCCAACTATTCATCGCTGCTCGTTGGCTGCGACATCATCAAGGCGCTCGTCGCTCGCGGGTGCAGCGTCGTCTTCCGACCGCATCCGTACAGCCAGCGGTCCGCGGAGTTGGCCCGCGAGTGTGAGCGCATCCGGACGCTGCTGGCTGACGACCGTCGGGCGAACGGACGGCCACACGTCTTCGGAGCCGAGGCTGAGGTGGCGATGACGGTCGCGGACTGCTTCAACGCGTCGGACGCGATGGTGTCGGATGTGTCGAGCGTGGTGGCGGACTACCTGTACTCGGAGAAGCCGTTCGTGATGGTTGCCGTCTCGGTGCCGGCGGCCCAGTTCCCGGAGGCGTTCCCGCTTGCGCGGGCGGGCTACGTGATCGACGCGTACGGCGGCCGGCTGCAGGGACTCGACGCCGCCCTCGACGACCTCCTCGGCAGCGACCCCCTCGCCACTACCCGCCACGAGCTCAAGAAGTACTACCTTGGGGACATTCCGGCGGACCGGTACGCGCAGCACTTCCTCGACGAGGCCTCGCGCTACCTCTGA
- a CDS encoding low temperature requirement protein A, with protein sequence MNPAEPEAAHRVTTVEIFFDVVFVFTITQLAGVLEDDPTWAGFGRVVLVLGVL encoded by the coding sequence ATGAACCCGGCGGAGCCCGAGGCCGCACACCGGGTCACCACGGTCGAGATCTTCTTCGACGTCGTCTTCGTCTTCACCATCACCCAGCTCGCCGGCGTCCTGGAAGACGACCCCACCTGGGCCGGCTTCGGCCGCGTCGTCCTCGTCCTCGGGGTGCTCTAG
- a CDS encoding MerR family transcriptional regulator yields MSLLRSGAVAAAAGVHPQTLRYYERRGLLAAPDRSLGGHRRYPAEVVTVLRVIKAAQRLGFTLDEVAELLDGRERRRGSGSGLRARAAAKLTEVEARIADLQAAAATLRAAVDAGCTDLVECAGAAHCPIPFPAPGGDLTGPTGATG; encoded by the coding sequence GTGAGCCTGCTGCGTAGTGGTGCGGTGGCCGCGGCGGCCGGGGTGCACCCGCAGACCCTTCGGTACTACGAGCGGCGCGGTCTCCTGGCCGCGCCGGATCGCAGCCTGGGCGGGCACCGCCGCTATCCGGCCGAGGTGGTCACGGTGCTGCGGGTGATCAAGGCGGCTCAGCGGTTGGGGTTCACCCTGGACGAGGTGGCCGAGCTGCTCGACGGACGTGAGCGGCGCCGTGGCTCCGGGTCGGGGCTGCGGGCCCGGGCGGCGGCGAAGCTGACCGAGGTGGAGGCGAGGATCGCCGACCTGCAGGCGGCGGCCGCGACCTTGCGGGCTGCGGTCGACGCGGGCTGCACGGACCTGGTGGAGTGCGCCGGAGCCGCGCACTGCCCGATCCCGTTCCCCGCGCCGGGTGGGGACCTGACCGGGCCGACCGGTGCTACTGGGTAG
- a CDS encoding YnfA family protein, with protein MTVARSLLLFVLAALAEIGGAWLVWQGWREHRGLWWIAAGVLALGAYGFVATFQPDPNFGRILAAYGGVFVAGSLGWGVLVDGFRPDRWDVVGAAICLLGVAVIMYAPRGG; from the coding sequence ATGACCGTCGCCCGTTCGCTGCTGCTGTTCGTGCTGGCCGCGCTGGCCGAGATCGGTGGCGCGTGGCTCGTGTGGCAGGGGTGGCGCGAGCACCGGGGGCTGTGGTGGATCGCGGCGGGCGTGCTGGCGCTGGGGGCGTACGGGTTCGTGGCGACGTTCCAACCGGACCCGAACTTCGGTCGGATCCTGGCCGCGTACGGGGGTGTGTTCGTGGCCGGGTCGCTGGGCTGGGGGGTGCTGGTGGACGGCTTCCGGCCGGACCGCTGGGACGTGGTCGGCGCGGCGATCTGCCTGCTGGGCGTCGCCGTGATCATGTATGCGCCGCGGGGCGGCTGA
- a CDS encoding KamA family radical SAM protein has protein sequence MTQTQPVETIPQPRHAPVAVPTAGQPYEYRRSPLVEPDWTRFPGWRHVTREQWENAQWQRVNCVKNIKQLRTVLGDLVDESFYADLEADQKALATMSMLVPPQMINTMVPFAPMTTEAFLADPIRRYMIPVASDRRTDWPSHPYASRDSLHEHDMWVAEGLTHRYPTKVLAELLSTCPQYCGHCTRMDLVGNSTPAVDKLKLTLKPVDRYDAHIAYLKAHPGVRDVVVSGGDVANVPWKNLESYLMRLLELETVRDIRLATKALMGLPQHWLQPDVVEGLERVARTASRRGVNLAIHTHVNHAQSITPLVAKAAQTALDVGVRDVRNQGVLMRGVNATTPDLLDLCFALQGEAGILPYYFYMCDMIPNAEHWRVPVWHAQQLQHDIMGYLPGYATPRIVCDVPFVGKRWVHMLTEYDRERGISYWTKNYRTSIESADLEALNKRYAYYDPIDTLPESGQAWWHAHRND, from the coding sequence GTGACCCAGACCCAACCGGTTGAGACCATCCCTCAACCCCGTCACGCCCCGGTCGCCGTACCGACCGCCGGGCAGCCGTACGAATACCGCCGCAGCCCCCTGGTCGAACCCGACTGGACCCGCTTCCCCGGCTGGCGCCACGTCACCCGCGAGCAGTGGGAGAACGCCCAGTGGCAGCGGGTCAACTGCGTCAAGAACATCAAGCAGCTGCGCACCGTCCTCGGCGACCTCGTCGACGAGTCCTTCTACGCCGACCTCGAGGCCGACCAGAAGGCCCTGGCCACCATGTCCATGCTGGTGCCGCCGCAGATGATCAACACGATGGTGCCGTTCGCGCCGATGACCACCGAGGCGTTCCTCGCCGACCCCATCCGGCGCTACATGATCCCCGTCGCCTCCGACCGGCGCACCGACTGGCCGTCCCACCCCTACGCCAGCCGCGACTCCCTCCACGAGCACGACATGTGGGTCGCCGAAGGCCTCACCCACCGCTACCCCACCAAGGTCCTCGCCGAGCTCCTCTCCACCTGCCCGCAGTACTGCGGCCACTGCACCCGGATGGACCTCGTCGGCAACTCCACCCCCGCCGTCGACAAGCTCAAGCTCACCCTCAAGCCCGTCGACCGGTACGACGCCCACATCGCCTACCTCAAGGCCCACCCCGGCGTCCGCGACGTCGTCGTCTCCGGCGGCGACGTGGCCAACGTGCCGTGGAAGAACCTCGAGTCGTACCTGATGCGGCTGCTCGAACTGGAGACCGTCCGCGACATCCGGCTCGCCACCAAGGCCCTCATGGGCCTGCCCCAGCACTGGCTCCAGCCCGACGTCGTCGAGGGCCTGGAACGCGTCGCCCGCACCGCCTCCCGGCGCGGCGTCAACCTCGCCATCCACACCCACGTCAACCACGCCCAGTCGATCACCCCACTGGTCGCCAAGGCCGCCCAGACCGCCCTCGACGTCGGCGTCCGCGACGTCCGCAACCAGGGCGTGCTCATGCGCGGCGTCAACGCCACCACCCCCGACCTGCTCGACCTCTGCTTCGCCCTCCAGGGCGAAGCCGGCATCCTGCCGTACTACTTCTACATGTGCGACATGATCCCCAACGCCGAACACTGGCGGGTCCCGGTCTGGCACGCCCAGCAGCTCCAGCACGACATCATGGGCTACCTGCCCGGCTACGCCACCCCGCGGATCGTCTGCGACGTCCCCTTCGTCGGCAAGCGCTGGGTCCACATGCTCACCGAGTACGACCGCGAACGCGGCATCTCCTACTGGACCAAGAACTACCGCACCTCCATCGAGTCCGCCGACCTGGAGGCGCTCAACAAGCGCTACGCCTACTACGACCCGATCGACACCCTCCCCGAGTCCGGCCAGGCCTGGTGGCACGCCCACCGCAACGACTGA
- a CDS encoding histidine phosphatase family protein, which yields MGEILLIRHGETTWSATHRHTSYTDLELTPDGERQARALGVMLAGRRFVRVLSSPRQRALRTAHLAGLKVDATDPDLAEWYYGEYEGRTTADIQEDRPHWNIWTDGCPGGESPSQVGERLDRVLARVTPLLDRGNVGLVGHGHSLRVLGARWIGLPPSAGARLRLDTATVSVLGHEHGRQVIQRWNQPAPPPPGSAPGPGVRH from the coding sequence ATGGGAGAGATCCTGCTGATCCGGCACGGCGAGACCACCTGGAGCGCCACCCACCGGCACACCTCGTACACCGACCTGGAGCTCACCCCCGACGGCGAGCGGCAGGCCCGCGCGCTCGGGGTGATGCTCGCCGGCCGGCGGTTCGTCCGGGTGCTGTCCAGCCCCCGGCAGCGGGCCCTGCGCACCGCGCACCTCGCCGGCCTCAAGGTCGACGCCACCGACCCCGACCTCGCCGAGTGGTACTACGGCGAGTACGAGGGACGCACCACCGCGGACATCCAGGAGGACCGGCCGCACTGGAACATCTGGACCGACGGCTGCCCCGGCGGCGAGTCACCGTCGCAGGTCGGCGAACGCCTCGACCGGGTGCTCGCCCGGGTCACTCCCCTGCTCGACCGGGGCAACGTCGGCCTGGTCGGCCACGGGCACAGCCTGCGGGTGCTCGGCGCCCGCTGGATCGGCCTGCCGCCGTCGGCCGGCGCCCGGCTGCGGCTGGACACCGCCACCGTCAGCGTGCTCGGTCACGAGCACGGACGGCAGGTCATCCAGCGTTGGAACCAGCCGGCTCCGCCGCCGCCCGGGAGCGCCCCCGGCCCGGGAGTTCGGCACTGA
- a CDS encoding CsbD family protein — translation MSFTEKAKNKAQELSGVAKERIGEATDNERLRAEGATEQSTARARQGGEQAKQAGRQSFDR, via the coding sequence ATGAGCTTCACCGAGAAGGCGAAGAACAAGGCCCAGGAGCTGAGCGGAGTCGCCAAGGAGCGGATTGGCGAGGCCACCGACAACGAACGGTTGCGGGCGGAGGGCGCCACCGAGCAGAGCACGGCGCGGGCCCGGCAGGGCGGCGAGCAGGCAAAGCAGGCCGGCCGGCAGTCCTTCGACAGGTGA